The Amycolatopsis methanolica 239 nucleotide sequence GCGGTACGAGGCGCTGGGGCGGCTCTGCCAGGAGGCGATGGCCTTCGGGGCGAATGCGGTGCTGAGCATGCGCTTCGACTGCAACGAGATCGCCCAGACCGCGAGCGAGATCGCCGCCTACGGCACGGCGGTGTACGTGGTGCCCGACGGCACGGACCCGAACGCGCAGCAGGCCGCGCAGCAGCAGTACCAGCAGCAGCCGCAGGCACAGGGTCAGCAGGCGCAGGGTCAGCAGGGACAGGGTCAGTTCCAGCAGGGCTTCGCGCCGCAGCAGTGACCCCGGGCGCCGGCCCGGCCGTCATCGCGGCCGGCCCGGCACGCCCGGCCGCCGCTGCCACGGGCGCGGCCCGTCGAGTGGCCGGTACTCCACGCCGAGGGCGTCCAGCCGCGGCAGGTGATGCTCGGCCAGTCGCCTGTGGAACTCCGCGTGGTCGCGGCCGGGCGGGGCTCCACACGACCTCGGCGAAGGCGCACAACCGCGGGAACGTCCCGTAGTCGACCCGCCGCACCGAGTCCAGGTGCTCGGTCCAGACCTGCGCCTGCGCCCCGAGCACCCCGGGCGGCGGCTCCCAGCGGTGGACGTCGGCCAGGGTGCGCACGAACCCGACGGGGACGGGCTCGTCGTCGCCGTCGGCCTGCCGGTGGTCGAGGTACACCGCCTGCTCCGGGCACGCGACGACCTGGCACCCGGCTTCGATCGCCCGCGCCGCCTGGGTTTCGTCGCGCCACGCGCCGATCACGGTGCCGGCGGGCAGGGCGGTCCCGGTGTCCAGCACCTCGTCCCAGGCGTGCGCCCGCCGCCCGCGCGCGTGCAGGTGCTCGATCATCCGCGCGGTGAACTTGCCGTGCTCGGGTGTGGCGCCCGGCGCCTCGTCGCCGCCGACGCCGATCACCTCGGACGGGGAGATGTCGAGCACCTCGTCGAACACCGCGCGGAAGAGCTCCACTGTGGACTCCGACGCGTCCAGCAGGTCGGTGCTGACGCCCCAGGCAGCGTGACCTGCTGGTGGGCGACCAGTTTCCCCGCGTCCAGCCGGTAGACGTACACCGAGTCCGTGCCCAGGTCCACGGCCAGCACCCACCGGCCGGACGGATCGGGCAGGACCTGGTGCGCGTGCGGTTGCGCGCCCGTGTGCCGCACCAGGTCCGTGGTCTCGTCGAGCGCGCCGTCGCGCCGGATCGGGTGCACCACCAGCGATCCCGACGTGTAGTTCGCCGTCAGCAGGTGCCGCCCGGCCACCGACAGGTGCGTCGGACCGGCCCCCAGCGTCGAACGGCTGCCGAGCACCGCCGGCTTCAGCGGATCCCGCACGTCGACCGCGGTGACCGTGCCCTCCTCGGTCTCGTTGGTCGCGTACAGCAACTTCCGGTCGGCCGACAACGCCAACCACGACGCGGCGGGCACACCCGGCACGGTGAACCCGCGCCGCAGGCCCGCATGGCCGGCCAGCGCTATGTCCAGGCCGGCGGCGTAACCGCCCACGAACGCCAGGCGCGGCGGCGACGAGGGGACAGGCGCCGGAACCGCCAGCAGGCCGGTGGCGCCGAGAACCGTGCGGCGGCGGAGGTCCGGCACGGCACTCCTCCTACACGATCGCCATCAGGATCGCGGACATCGCGAACCCCGACACGGACAGGATGGTCTCCAGGACGGTCCAGGTCTTGAGCGTTTCCCCGACGGTCAGCCCGAAGTACCGCGACACGATCCAGAACCCGCCGTCGTTGACGTGCGAGGCGATGATCGACCCGGCGGCGATCGCGACCACGATCAGCGCCAGCTGCGCCTGCGAGTACCCGGCATCGGCCAGGCTCGGCGCGATGATGCCGCCGGTGGTCACGATCGCGACCGTCGCCGAACCCTGCGCGAGCCGCAGCCCGCAGCTGATCACGTAGGCGGCCGCGATCACCGGCAGGCCACCGGCCTGCAGCGAGTCGGCCACCGCCTTGCCGATCCCGGTCGCCGACAGCACCGCGCCGAAGAACGCGCCCGCGCCCACCACCAGCAGCAGCATCGCCACCGGGCGCAGCGCGGCGGCCGACAGCGCGGACAGCTCCTTGCCGGTCATCCCGCGGCGCGTGCCCAGCAGCCAGGACGCGAGCAGCACGGCGATCGTGAGCGCCACCGCCGGCGTGCCGACGAACGCCGCCACCCCCGCGGCCGCGGAGTTCTTCGGCAGCCAGATGCTGCCGAACGTGCCGGCCAGGATCAGCACCAGCGGCACCGCGATGATGGCCGACACCAGCCCCAGTGACGGCCCGGATTCGTCCTCGCCGTCGTCGTCGACGATCATCTCGGTGGGCACCTCGATGTTCATCCGCTTGCCGATCCACGACGGGAACACCACGCCGGCGAGGAACCACGCGGGCAGGCCGCACACCGCGCCCATCAGGATGATCCAGCCGAGGTCGACGTGCAGCAGCCCGGCCGCGGCCACCGGGCCCGGGTGCGGCGGGATGAACGCGTGCGTCATGGACAGCCCGGCCAGCAGCGGCAGGCAGTACAGCAGCAGCGACCGGCCGCCCTGGCGTGCGGCGACGTACACCAGCGGCGCCAGCACGAAGATACCGATGTCGAAGAACACCGGGACCCCGAAGATCAGGCCGGCCAGGCCCATCGCCAGCGGCGCGCGCTTCTCGCCGAAGGCCCGCAGCAGCGCGCCGGTGAGCACCCGCGCCCCGCCGGACTTCTCCAGGATCGCGCCGAGCAGCGTGCCGAGCCCGATGATCGCGGCGATGTGGCCGAGGATCCCGCCGAAACCCTTTTCCAGCAACGAGTCCGACGTCTTCTGCGCGGTGCCGACGATCGTGCCGACCGGCAGCCCGGCCGCCAGCGCGGTGAGCAGCCCGACGATGATCAGGGCGATGAACGGTTCGGTCTTGAACCGGATGATCATGACCAGCAGGACGGCGATCGACACCGCCGCGAGCGTGAGCAGCCCCCCGGTGGAGTGCTGCAGCCAGTCGATCAAGCGGACCTCCTGAGGGAACGGCCGGCGAGCGCGCCGGTGGGCCTGCCGTCGTCGATGGCCGCGACGCCGTTGACGAAGACGTAGGGGATGCCCGCGGCCTGCTGCCGCGGGGCGCCGAAGGTGGCCGTGTCGGCCACGGTGTCCGGGTCGAACAGCACCAGGTCGGCGGCGTACCCCGGCTTCACCAGCCCGCGGTCGGTCAGCCGCAGCCGTCGCGCGGCCCGCCCGGTCAGGTGCGCGACGCAGTCGGCGAGGTCGAGCACGCGGAGTTCCCGCACGTACCGGGCGAGGTAGCGGGGGAAGGTGCCCCAGGCCCGCGGGTGCGGCCGGTCGCCGACCAGCAGGCCGTCGCTGCCGCCGGTGTGCGTGCGGTGCCGCATGATCGCCTGCACGTTCTCCTCGTGCCCGACGTGCATCAGGCACGAGGTGCCGAGCCGTTCGGAGACCAGCACCTCGAAGTACAGCCGCGCGGCGGGCACCCCGGCGCGGCGGGCGGACTCGGCGACCGAAAGCCCGACCAGGTGGGCGTTCTCGGCCTTGCGCACGCCGTTGATCTCGATGCACTCCCAGTCGATCGGCACGCCGTGCGCGCCGTCGGAACCGGTTTCCTCGATCTCGGCGCGGATTCGCTCCCGCGTCTCCGGATCGGCGAGCCGCGCGAGTGTCGCGTCGATCCCGCCCTCGGCCGCCCAGCTCGGTAGCAGCGCGGACAGGTAGGTCGCGCCGGGCAGGTACGGGTAGGTGTCGAGGGTGATGTCGACGCCGTCGTCGAGCGCGGCGTCCAGCAGCCGCAGCAGATCCGGCGCCCGGCCCTTGTTGACGGAGAAGTTCATGGTGGCATGCGCCAGGTGCAGCGGGCACTTCGCGCGGCGGCACACCTCGACCATCTCCGCGAACGCCTCCAGCGCGCCCTTGCCGTAGCTGCGGTGGTGCGGGCTGTAGTAGCCGCCGCGCGCGCCGACCACCTCGCACAGCGCGACCAGTTCGTCGTCACTGGCGTACATGCCCGGGGTGTAGGTCAGGCCCGAGGACATGCCGACCGCGCCCTCGTCCAGGCCCGTCGCGATCAGCTCGCGCATCCGGTCCAGTTCGGACTCTGTGGCCGGCCGGTCGTCGAACCCGACGGCCAGCATCCGGACGGTGCCCTGCGGCACCAGGTAGGCCGCGTTGACGGCGACGCCGCGGTCGAGCCGGTCCAGGTACTCGCCGACCGAG carries:
- a CDS encoding YbjQ family protein, whose protein sequence is MSQPYQQQPRFPILLSTMNDLPGYRVVRVYGEVFGLTVRSRNMFSNLGAGFKAMAGGELKGLSKLLSDSRYEALGRLCQEAMAFGANAVLSMRFDCNEIAQTASEIAAYGTAVYVVPDGTDPNAQQAAQQQYQQQPQAQGQQAQGQQGQGQFQQGFAPQQ
- a CDS encoding lactonase family protein, translated to MPDLRRRTVLGATGLLAVPAPVPSSPPRLAFVGGYAAGLDIALAGHAGLRRGFTVPGVPAASWLALSADRKLLYATNETEEGTVTAVDVRDPLKPAVLGSRSTLGAGPTHLSVAGRHLLTANYTSGSLVVHPIRRDGALDETTDLVRHTGAQPHAHQVLPDPSGRWVLAVDLGTDSVYVYRLDAGKLVAHQQVTLPGASAPTCWTRRSPQWSSSARCSTRCSTSPRPR
- a CDS encoding GntP family permease, with the protein product MIDWLQHSTGGLLTLAAVSIAVLLVMIIRFKTEPFIALIIVGLLTALAAGLPVGTIVGTAQKTSDSLLEKGFGGILGHIAAIIGLGTLLGAILEKSGGARVLTGALLRAFGEKRAPLAMGLAGLIFGVPVFFDIGIFVLAPLVYVAARQGGRSLLLYCLPLLAGLSMTHAFIPPHPGPVAAAGLLHVDLGWIILMGAVCGLPAWFLAGVVFPSWIGKRMNIEVPTEMIVDDDGEDESGPSLGLVSAIIAVPLVLILAGTFGSIWLPKNSAAAGVAAFVGTPAVALTIAVLLASWLLGTRRGMTGKELSALSAAALRPVAMLLLVVGAGAFFGAVLSATGIGKAVADSLQAGGLPVIAAAYVISCGLRLAQGSATVAIVTTGGIIAPSLADAGYSQAQLALIVVAIAAGSIIASHVNDGGFWIVSRYFGLTVGETLKTWTVLETILSVSGFAMSAILMAIV
- a CDS encoding N-acyl-D-amino-acid deacylase family protein is translated as MDLVLRGARIADGTGATLFRADVGVDSGRIADIGPGLTGTRVIDADGLVLAPGFVDMHSHSDLQLLAAPDHLAKVSQGVTTEVLGQDGLSYAPVDDATLAALREQLAGWNDDPPGFDWNWRSVGEYLDRLDRGVAVNAAYLVPQGTVRMLAVGFDDRPATESELDRMRELIATGLDEGAVGMSSGLTYTPGMYASDDELVALCEVVGARGGYYSPHHRSYGKGALEAFAEMVEVCRRAKCPLHLAHATMNFSVNKGRAPDLLRLLDAALDDGVDITLDTYPYLPGATYLSALLPSWAAEGGIDATLARLADPETRERIRAEIEETGSDGAHGVPIDWECIEINGVRKAENAHLVGLSVAESARRAGVPAARLYFEVLVSERLGTSCLMHVGHEENVQAIMRHRTHTGGSDGLLVGDRPHPRAWGTFPRYLARYVRELRVLDLADCVAHLTGRAARRLRLTDRGLVKPGYAADLVLFDPDTVADTATFGAPRQQAAGIPYVFVNGVAAIDDGRPTGALAGRSLRRSA